A region from the Pseudomonas promysalinigenes genome encodes:
- the plsB gene encoding glycerol-3-phosphate 1-O-acyltransferase PlsB, translating to MTRSPLRRLIFGALRRLMYLWVRSETINQSSLTLQLDRSRPVFYALPSPSLTDLVVVDRECTKAGLPRPVLPVAVGPLHEPAAFFYLTPDPDWLGRQDKRGAPPTLERLVAAISQHAEEDAQIIPVSVFWGQTPASENSPWKLLFADSWAVTGRLRRLLTVLILGRKTRVQFSAPIHLRELVQHNKGHERTVRMAQRLMRVHFRNLKSAVIGPDISHRRNLVKGLVHAPLVRQAIAEEAQRENLPLAKAEALALRYGNEIASDYTYTAIRFLEVVLSWFWHKIYDGIKVNHIEQVQGIAPGHEVIYVPCHRSHIDYLLLSYLLFRNGLTPPHIAAGINLNMPVIGGLLRRGGAFFMRRTFKGNPLYTAVFNEYLHTLFTKGFPVEYFVEGGRSRTGRMLQPRTGMLAITLRSFLRSSRTPIVFVPVYIGYERVLEGRTYLGELRGASKKKESIFDIFKVIGALKQRFGQVSVNFGEPIRLAAFLDQQQPGWREQDLGPQFRPAWLNETTTRLGETVARHLNGAAAVNPVNLVALALLSTSRLALDERALVRVLDLYLALLRQVPYSEHTTLPEGDGQALIEHVRGMDLLAEQKDAMGRILYLDEANAVLMTYYRNNVLHIFALPALLASFFLSSSRMSRALLGQYVRALYPYLQAELFLRWPPEQLDEVIDQWLAALVDQGLLRQDNDLFMRPAPSSRQFVLLTLLARSITQTLQRFYMATSLLLNSGQNTLSAEALEDLCVMMAQRLSILHGLNAPEFFDKTLFRHFIHTLIEQRVLRPDSSGKLGYHDKLGELAEGVAKRVLSAELRLSIRQVALHGDDALTRAAI from the coding sequence ATGACCCGTTCCCCTTTGCGCCGTCTGATTTTCGGCGCTCTGCGTCGCCTGATGTACCTGTGGGTGCGCTCCGAGACCATCAACCAGTCCTCCCTCACCCTGCAACTGGACCGCAGCCGCCCTGTGTTCTACGCGCTGCCGTCACCGTCGCTCACTGATCTGGTGGTGGTCGACCGGGAATGCACCAAAGCAGGGCTGCCGCGCCCGGTGCTGCCTGTCGCCGTCGGCCCGCTGCATGAGCCTGCCGCCTTCTTCTACCTAACGCCAGACCCAGACTGGCTTGGCCGCCAAGACAAGCGTGGTGCCCCGCCGACCCTGGAGCGCCTGGTGGCAGCCATCAGCCAGCATGCCGAGGAAGATGCGCAGATCATCCCGGTGAGCGTGTTCTGGGGCCAGACCCCTGCCAGTGAAAACAGCCCGTGGAAATTGCTGTTCGCCGACAGCTGGGCAGTGACCGGGCGCCTGCGCCGGCTGCTGACGGTATTGATTCTTGGCCGCAAGACCCGCGTCCAGTTCTCGGCACCGATCCACCTGCGCGAACTGGTGCAGCACAACAAGGGCCACGAGCGCACCGTGCGCATGGCCCAGCGCCTGATGCGCGTGCATTTTCGCAACCTCAAGAGTGCCGTCATCGGCCCCGATATCTCGCACCGGCGCAACCTGGTCAAGGGCCTGGTGCATGCGCCCCTGGTGCGCCAGGCAATTGCCGAAGAGGCTCAGCGCGAGAACCTGCCACTGGCCAAGGCCGAGGCTCTGGCGCTGCGCTACGGCAACGAAATCGCCTCGGACTACACCTACACTGCCATCCGCTTTCTTGAAGTTGTGCTCAGCTGGTTCTGGCACAAGATCTACGACGGCATCAAGGTCAACCACATCGAACAGGTGCAGGGCATCGCCCCCGGCCATGAAGTGATCTACGTGCCCTGCCACCGCAGCCACATCGACTACCTGCTGCTGTCTTACCTGTTGTTCCGCAACGGCCTGACACCCCCGCACATCGCCGCCGGCATCAACCTCAACATGCCGGTGATCGGCGGCCTGCTGCGCCGTGGCGGTGCTTTCTTCATGCGTCGTACGTTCAAGGGCAACCCGCTGTACACCGCGGTGTTCAACGAGTACCTGCACACCCTGTTCACCAAGGGCTTCCCGGTCGAGTACTTCGTCGAAGGCGGTCGCTCGCGCACTGGGCGCATGCTGCAGCCACGCACCGGAATGCTGGCGATCACCCTGCGCAGCTTTCTGCGCTCATCGCGCACGCCAATCGTGTTCGTACCGGTCTACATCGGCTACGAGCGGGTACTGGAAGGCCGCACCTACTTGGGCGAACTGCGTGGGGCGAGCAAGAAGAAAGAGTCGATCTTCGACATCTTCAAGGTCATCGGTGCGCTGAAGCAGCGTTTTGGCCAGGTGTCGGTCAACTTCGGCGAGCCGATCCGCCTGGCTGCCTTCCTCGACCAGCAGCAACCCGGCTGGCGGGAGCAAGACCTGGGTCCGCAGTTCCGCCCGGCCTGGTTGAACGAAACCACCACCCGCCTGGGCGAAACCGTGGCTCGCCACCTCAACGGGGCGGCGGCAGTCAACCCGGTCAACCTGGTCGCTCTGGCTTTGCTGTCCACCAGCCGCCTGGCGCTGGACGAACGTGCCCTGGTGCGGGTACTGGACCTGTACCTGGCGCTGCTGCGCCAGGTGCCCTATTCCGAGCACACCACACTACCTGAAGGTGACGGCCAGGCATTGATCGAGCACGTGCGTGGCATGGACCTGCTGGCCGAACAGAAGGACGCCATGGGGCGCATCCTTTATCTGGATGAAGCCAACGCGGTACTGATGACCTACTACCGCAACAACGTCCTGCACATCTTCGCCCTGCCCGCACTGCTGGCGAGCTTCTTCCTCAGTAGCTCGCGCATGAGCCGCGCGCTGCTTGGGCAATATGTGCGTGCGCTGTACCCGTACCTGCAAGCCGAGCTGTTCCTGCGCTGGCCGCCTGAGCAACTGGACGAAGTGATCGACCAGTGGCTGGCAGCACTGGTGGATCAGGGCCTGCTGCGCCAGGACAATGACCTGTTCATGCGCCCGGCCCCGAGTTCTCGCCAATTCGTGCTGCTGACGTTGCTAGCGCGCAGCATCACCCAGACCTTGCAGCGTTTCTACATGGCGACCTCGCTGTTGCTCAACAGTGGCCAGAACACCCTGAGCGCCGAGGCACTGGAAGACCTGTGCGTGATGATGGCCCAGCGCCTGTCGATTCTGCATGGCCTCAACGCCCCGGAGTTCTTCGACAAGACCCTGTTCCGGCACTTCATCCACACCTTGATCGAGCAGCGCGTGCTGCGCCCTGACAGCAGTGGCAAGCTGGGGTACCACGACAAACTGGGCGAGCTGGCCGAAGGGGTGGCCAAGCGCGTGTTGTCGGCAGAACTGCGCCTGTCGATTCGGCAGGTTGCACTGCACGGCGATGATGCATTGACCAGGGCTGCCATCTGA
- a CDS encoding YbaY family lipoprotein gives MKKLFMLCCASLLAACSSPTPSNQASLDGEVFYLQRIALPPAATLSVTLQDVSLMDAPAVTLARQAGPVKGNVPLPFHLTYDAAQVKPGHRYALSARIELDGQLLFINTQQHSVALDGSDQQPVRVKVDPVR, from the coding sequence ATGAAAAAGCTCTTTATGCTGTGCTGTGCATCCCTGCTCGCAGCCTGTTCCAGCCCAACACCTTCCAACCAGGCCAGCCTGGACGGTGAAGTCTTCTACCTACAGCGCATCGCCCTGCCACCGGCTGCCACCTTGAGCGTTACACTGCAGGATGTCTCGCTGATGGATGCCCCTGCCGTGACCCTGGCCCGCCAGGCCGGCCCGGTCAAAGGCAACGTACCGCTGCCCTTCCACCTCACTTACGATGCCGCCCAAGTCAAACCTGGCCACCGCTATGCGCTCAGCGCGCGGATCGAGCTGGACGGTCAACTGCTGTTCATCAACACCCAACAACACAGCGTCGCGCTCGACGGCAGTGACCAGCAGCCGGTTCGTGTCAAAGTCGACCCGGTGCGTTGA
- a CDS encoding DUF4197 domain-containing protein, whose translation MIRASLRLTTLCAGLLLSASALALSLGDLSQSDATGGLKDALTQGAQIAVKQLSTPGGFSNNPDVRIELPGNLGKAAKAMKMFGKGDQVEALEAGMNKAAEAAVPQAQAILVDAVKKMSVTDAKGILSGGEDSATQYLNKSSREQIRAKFLPIVKQATDKVGVAQQYNAFAGQAKGLGLIKNDANIENYVTEKALDGLFEMIAKQEQSIRQNPAQAATSLAKKVFGAL comes from the coding sequence ATGATTCGCGCCTCCTTGCGCTTGACTACCCTATGCGCCGGCTTGTTGTTGTCGGCCAGCGCCCTGGCGCTGTCGCTCGGCGACCTCAGCCAGTCCGATGCCACCGGCGGCCTGAAAGACGCACTTACCCAAGGTGCGCAGATTGCCGTCAAGCAACTGAGCACGCCAGGCGGCTTCAGCAACAACCCCGATGTACGCATCGAACTGCCGGGCAACCTTGGCAAGGCCGCCAAGGCCATGAAGATGTTCGGTAAAGGCGACCAGGTCGAAGCCCTTGAAGCCGGCATGAACAAGGCTGCCGAGGCCGCCGTGCCGCAGGCCCAGGCCATTTTGGTGGATGCCGTGAAGAAAATGAGCGTCACCGACGCCAAGGGCATCCTCAGCGGCGGTGAGGACTCAGCCACCCAGTATCTGAACAAGAGCAGCCGCGAACAGATTCGTGCCAAGTTCCTGCCGATCGTCAAGCAGGCCACCGACAAGGTCGGCGTGGCTCAGCAGTACAATGCCTTCGCCGGCCAGGCCAAAGGCCTGGGGCTGATCAAAAATGACGCCAACATCGAGAACTACGTGACCGAAAAGGCCCTGGACGGGCTGTTCGAGATGATTGCCAAACAGGAACAGAGTATCCGCCAGAACCCAGCCCAGGCCGCTACAAGCCTTGCCAAGAAAGTGTTCGGCGCCCTGTGA
- a CDS encoding efflux RND transporter permease subunit, producing MGFNLSAWALRNRQIVLFLMILLAAVGAVSYTKLGQSEDPPFTFKAMVIRTLWPGATAEEVSRQVTERIEKKLMETGEYERIVSFSRPGESQVTFMARDSLHSKDIPELWYQIRKKVSDIRHTLPPEVQGPFFNDEFGTTFGNIYALTGAGFDYAVLKDYAERVQIQLQRVKDVGKVELVGLQDEKVWIELSNLKLATLGVPLEAVQQALREQNAVSTAGFFETPSERLQLRVSGRFDSVDQIRQFPVRVGDRTFRIGDVADVHRGFNDPPAPRMRFMGEDAIGLAVSMKDGGDILVLGQALEGEFERLARNLPAGMELRKVSDQPAAVKAGVGEFVQVLVEALVIVLLVSFFSLGLRTGLVVALAIPLVLAMTFAAMHYFGIGLHKISLGALVLALGLLVDDAIIAVEMMAIKMEQGFDRLKAASYAWTSTAFPMLTGTLITAAGFLPIATAASSTGEYTRSIFQVVTIALLTSWVAAVLFVPYLGERLLPDLAKLHAARHDKHGHAPDPYATPFYQRVRRVVEWCVRRRKTVIVLTIAAFVGSILLFRFVPQQFFPASGRPELLVDLKLAEGASLANTAERVKQLEALLKQQDGIENYVAYVGSGSPRFYLPLDQQLPAASFAQFVVLASSLEERERLRSWLIGTVEQQFPDVRARVTRLENGPPVGYPVQFRVTGEHIEQARALAREVAEKVRENPHLVNVHLDWEEPSKAVFLKIDQDRARALGVSTAQVSSFLQSSLTGTTVSQYREDNELIEILLRGTARERGDLGNLASLALPTNNGQSVALSQVATLEYGFEEGIIWHRNRLPAVTVRADIYDNQQPATLVKQILPTLQSIRAKLPDGYLLEVGGTVEDAERGQKSVNAGMPLFIVVVLSLLMVQLRSFSRTVMVFLTAPLGLIGVTVFLLVFRQPFGFVAMLGTIALAGMIMRNSVILVDQIEQDIASGLDRWQAIIEATVRRFRPIVLTALAAVLAMIPLSRSVFYGPMAVAIMGGLIVATTLTLLFLPALYAAWFRVKEG from the coding sequence ATGGGTTTCAATCTATCTGCCTGGGCGCTGCGTAATCGCCAGATCGTCCTTTTTCTGATGATTCTGCTGGCTGCCGTTGGCGCCGTCTCCTACACAAAACTTGGGCAAAGCGAAGATCCGCCATTCACTTTCAAAGCCATGGTCATTCGTACCCTCTGGCCGGGTGCTACGGCAGAGGAAGTATCGCGCCAGGTTACCGAGCGTATCGAAAAGAAGTTGATGGAGACGGGCGAGTACGAAAGGATCGTCTCGTTCTCGCGGCCCGGTGAGTCCCAAGTCACCTTCATGGCCCGCGACTCGCTGCACTCCAAGGATATCCCCGAGTTGTGGTACCAGATTCGCAAGAAGGTTTCGGATATCCGCCATACCTTGCCACCGGAGGTCCAGGGGCCATTCTTCAATGACGAGTTCGGTACCACCTTCGGCAATATCTACGCCCTGACGGGCGCGGGTTTCGACTACGCGGTGCTCAAGGACTACGCCGAGCGGGTGCAGATCCAGCTGCAGCGGGTCAAGGATGTAGGCAAGGTCGAGCTGGTCGGCTTGCAGGACGAGAAGGTCTGGATCGAGCTGTCCAACCTCAAGCTGGCGACCCTGGGTGTGCCCTTGGAGGCGGTCCAGCAGGCGTTGCGCGAGCAGAACGCGGTGAGCACTGCAGGGTTTTTCGAAACCCCCAGTGAACGCCTGCAGCTGCGTGTGAGCGGGCGCTTCGACAGTGTTGACCAGATACGTCAGTTCCCTGTGCGGGTGGGTGATCGCACCTTTCGTATAGGCGATGTGGCTGACGTGCACCGCGGCTTCAACGACCCGCCAGCCCCACGCATGCGCTTCATGGGCGAGGACGCCATTGGTCTGGCGGTGTCGATGAAAGATGGCGGCGATATTCTGGTGCTGGGCCAAGCGCTGGAGGGCGAGTTCGAGCGCCTGGCGCGCAACCTGCCAGCAGGCATGGAACTGCGCAAAGTGTCGGACCAGCCCGCCGCGGTCAAGGCCGGGGTCGGCGAATTCGTACAGGTGCTGGTCGAGGCGCTGGTGATCGTGCTGTTGGTGAGCTTCTTCTCTCTCGGCCTGCGTACCGGCCTGGTGGTGGCCCTGGCGATTCCCCTGGTGTTGGCCATGACCTTCGCCGCCATGCACTATTTTGGCATCGGCTTGCACAAGATCTCGCTCGGTGCGCTGGTGTTGGCGCTGGGCCTGCTGGTGGACGATGCGATCATTGCTGTGGAAATGATGGCGATCAAGATGGAGCAGGGCTTCGATCGCCTCAAGGCAGCCAGCTATGCCTGGACAAGCACGGCTTTCCCTATGCTCACCGGTACCTTGATCACCGCAGCGGGCTTTTTGCCGATCGCCACGGCGGCTTCCAGCACCGGCGAATACACCCGGTCGATCTTCCAGGTAGTGACCATCGCACTGCTAACCTCATGGGTAGCTGCGGTGCTCTTCGTACCTTACCTGGGCGAACGGCTACTGCCAGACTTGGCCAAGCTGCACGCTGCGCGCCATGACAAGCACGGGCATGCTCCCGACCCCTATGCCACGCCGTTCTATCAACGGGTTCGGCGGGTGGTGGAGTGGTGCGTGCGGCGGCGCAAGACGGTGATCGTGCTGACCATTGCCGCCTTCGTCGGCAGCATCTTGCTGTTCCGCTTCGTGCCTCAGCAGTTCTTCCCGGCCTCAGGGCGACCTGAACTGTTAGTGGATTTGAAGCTTGCCGAAGGTGCCTCGCTGGCCAATACCGCCGAGCGGGTCAAGCAACTCGAAGCGTTGCTCAAGCAACAGGACGGCATCGAAAACTACGTGGCTTATGTAGGTTCAGGCTCGCCACGCTTCTATCTGCCGCTGGACCAGCAACTGCCGGCCGCCAGCTTCGCCCAGTTCGTCGTTCTGGCCAGCTCGCTCGAAGAACGTGAGCGCTTGCGCAGTTGGTTGATCGGCACTGTCGAGCAGCAGTTCCCTGACGTGCGCGCCCGTGTCACACGTCTTGAAAACGGCCCACCGGTGGGCTACCCGGTGCAGTTCCGGGTGACCGGGGAACATATCGAGCAGGCCCGTGCCTTGGCCCGCGAAGTGGCGGAAAAGGTCCGCGAGAACCCGCATCTGGTCAACGTACACCTGGACTGGGAAGAACCGAGCAAGGCAGTGTTCCTGAAGATCGACCAGGACCGCGCTCGCGCCCTGGGCGTGAGCACGGCCCAGGTGTCGAGCTTCTTGCAGAGTTCGCTGACCGGCACCACCGTCAGCCAGTACCGTGAGGACAATGAGCTGATCGAAATCCTCTTGCGCGGTACTGCCCGGGAGCGCGGCGACCTGGGTAACCTCGCCAGCCTGGCCTTGCCAACCAACAATGGCCAGAGCGTGGCGCTGTCTCAGGTCGCGACGTTGGAGTACGGCTTCGAGGAAGGCATCATCTGGCACCGCAACCGCTTGCCGGCGGTGACCGTGCGCGCCGATATCTATGACAACCAGCAGCCTGCCACCCTGGTCAAGCAGATACTGCCGACCCTGCAGTCAATCAGGGCCAAGCTGCCCGATGGCTACCTGCTGGAAGTCGGAGGTACGGTCGAGGACGCCGAACGCGGGCAGAAATCGGTGAACGCCGGCATGCCCCTGTTCATCGTGGTGGTGCTGAGCCTGCTTATGGTCCAGTTGCGCAGCTTTTCGCGCACGGTGATGGTGTTCCTTACCGCACCGCTGGGGCTGATTGGCGTCACTGTGTTCCTGCTGGTGTTCCGCCAACCGTTCGGCTTCGTCGCCATGCTCGGCACCATTGCCCTGGCGGGGATGATCATGCGCAACTCGGTGATTCTGGTCGACCAGATCGAGCAGGATATCGCCTCGGGGCTGGACCGTTGGCAGGCGATCATCGAGGCCACGGTGCGGCGCTTCCGGCCGATCGTGCTGACGGCGCTGGCGGCAGTGCTGGCGATGATCCCGTTGTCACGCAGTGTCTTCTACGGGCCGATGGCGGTGGCGATAATGGGTGGGTTGATCGTCGCCACGACGTTGACCCTGTTATTCCTGCCGGCATTGTATGCGGCGTGGTTCAGGGTCAAGGAGGGCTGA
- a CDS encoding efflux RND transporter periplasmic adaptor subunit: MLRQVLSLALPAVAALLLAACGQEAAAPAAPRPALVVQPHAAAAVADSYPGEVRARLEPALAFRIGGKVSKRLVEEGQRVKADQPLAELDPQDVRLQLEASRAQLAAAQANLSLVRTERDRYLKLRDRQMVSHSQYDNAENLYRAGLARLKQAKAEYDVAGNQAQYAVLRAPQAGVIAQRQVEVGQVVAAGQTVFTLAADGEREVAIALPEQQFAGFAVGQPVSVELWSRPGERFPGRIRELSPSADPRSRTFAARIAFSSAKVPAELGQSARVFVAHEGVIALAVPLSAVTAQNGQAYVWRVNQDSRLERAVVRLGAYGSESVPVLEGLGPNDWVVAAGGHVLREGQEIRPVDRTNRLVNLTAKE, translated from the coding sequence ATGTTGCGCCAAGTCCTGTCACTTGCTCTGCCCGCAGTTGCTGCGCTGTTGCTCGCGGCGTGCGGCCAGGAAGCCGCCGCGCCTGCTGCACCACGCCCGGCGCTGGTGGTCCAGCCGCACGCTGCCGCCGCCGTTGCCGACAGTTATCCTGGCGAAGTGCGCGCGCGGCTGGAGCCGGCGCTGGCTTTTCGCATTGGCGGCAAAGTCAGCAAGCGCTTGGTGGAGGAGGGGCAGCGGGTCAAGGCCGATCAGCCTTTGGCTGAGCTCGACCCACAGGATGTGCGCCTGCAACTTGAGGCCAGCCGTGCTCAACTGGCAGCCGCTCAGGCCAACCTGTCGCTGGTACGTACCGAGCGTGACCGCTACCTGAAGCTGCGGGATCGGCAGATGGTCAGCCATTCCCAGTATGACAACGCGGAAAACCTTTATCGCGCCGGCCTTGCCCGCCTCAAGCAGGCCAAGGCCGAATACGACGTGGCCGGCAACCAGGCTCAATACGCGGTGTTGCGTGCACCGCAGGCGGGCGTGATCGCCCAGCGTCAGGTTGAAGTGGGGCAGGTGGTCGCTGCCGGGCAAACGGTATTCACCCTTGCCGCTGACGGTGAGCGCGAAGTGGCCATTGCGCTGCCGGAACAACAGTTTGCAGGTTTTGCCGTAGGCCAGCCCGTCAGCGTGGAACTGTGGTCGCGCCCTGGTGAGCGGTTCCCAGGGCGTATTCGCGAGCTTTCACCCTCAGCCGACCCGCGTTCGCGCACCTTCGCTGCACGCATCGCTTTTTCGTCCGCCAAGGTGCCTGCCGAGCTCGGGCAGAGCGCGCGGGTGTTCGTTGCCCATGAGGGCGTGATAGCACTCGCGGTGCCGCTCTCGGCGGTCACCGCGCAAAACGGCCAGGCCTACGTATGGCGGGTCAACCAGGACAGCCGCCTGGAGCGCGCGGTGGTGCGCCTGGGTGCTTATGGCAGCGAAAGCGTGCCGGTGCTCGAAGGCCTCGGCCCCAATGACTGGGTGGTCGCTGCAGGGGGCCATGTACTGCGCGAGGGCCAGGAAATACGCCCCGTGGACCGAACCAATCGCCTAGTGAACCTGACGGCCAAGGAGTAA
- a CDS encoding TetR/AcrR family transcriptional regulator, which produces MRIPMSNDAPNGPGRPKDLAKREAILEAAKALFLSLGYANTSMDAVAAAAGVSKLTVYSHFTDKQTLFGSAVMATCQNQLPDLIFEYPAGAPVQEVLLNIGRNFQALICSDEAVKLSRLIIALGSQDPAFGQFFYEAGPKRVLAGMEALLREIDERGLLRIANPLQAAEHFFCLIKGAPDYRLLLGCAGPLEGDEAEAHVREVVGLFIRAFEA; this is translated from the coding sequence ATGCGGATCCCAATGTCCAACGACGCACCCAACGGCCCGGGCAGGCCCAAGGACCTGGCCAAGCGCGAGGCCATCCTCGAAGCTGCCAAGGCCCTGTTCCTCAGCCTTGGCTATGCCAACACCAGCATGGATGCGGTCGCTGCGGCGGCAGGTGTTTCAAAACTCACGGTCTACAGCCACTTCACCGACAAGCAGACGCTGTTTGGCTCGGCGGTCATGGCGACCTGCCAGAACCAGTTGCCCGACCTGATATTCGAATACCCCGCCGGCGCCCCTGTGCAGGAGGTGCTGCTCAATATCGGGCGCAATTTCCAAGCGCTGATCTGCAGCGACGAAGCAGTCAAGCTCAGCCGCCTGATCATCGCGCTGGGCAGCCAGGACCCAGCCTTCGGTCAGTTTTTCTACGAGGCGGGGCCCAAACGGGTGCTAGCAGGTATGGAGGCGCTGCTGCGCGAGATCGACGAACGCGGCTTGCTGCGCATCGCTAACCCGTTACAGGCCGCCGAGCACTTTTTCTGCCTTATCAAAGGCGCGCCGGATTATCGTTTGCTGCTGGGATGTGCGGGGCCGCTGGAGGGCGACGAGGCCGAGGCCCATGTACGTGAGGTGGTCGGGTTGTTCATCCGGGCTTTCGAAGCCTGA
- a CDS encoding class I SAM-dependent methyltransferase, producing MQEQEQGTGLRVEALAPQYAAQAASWAARLGLPLEDERAEFAVQVGAEGLQIQQLGPQAPGPVRVDFVEGQAAHRRLFGGGNGQMIAKAVGIAQGVRPQVLDATAGLGKDAFVLASLGCQMTLIERQPLIAALLEDGLARARGDEQVGAIVARMRLLTGNAIEQMRAWEGEAPQVIYLDPMFPHRDKSALVKKEMRVFRPLVGDDLDAPALLEAALALASHRVVVKRPRKAPIIEGPKPSHSLEGKSSRYDIYPKKALKA from the coding sequence ATGCAAGAGCAGGAGCAGGGCACAGGACTTAGGGTTGAGGCGCTGGCGCCGCAGTACGCTGCCCAGGCGGCCAGTTGGGCCGCGCGCCTGGGTTTGCCGCTGGAGGACGAGCGTGCCGAATTCGCGGTACAGGTGGGCGCTGAGGGCTTGCAGATCCAGCAATTGGGGCCGCAGGCGCCAGGGCCGGTGCGGGTCGACTTCGTCGAGGGGCAAGCGGCGCACCGGCGGCTGTTCGGCGGTGGCAACGGGCAGATGATCGCCAAGGCCGTTGGTATTGCCCAAGGTGTGCGGCCGCAGGTGCTGGACGCTACCGCAGGCCTTGGCAAGGACGCATTCGTGCTGGCCAGCCTGGGCTGCCAGATGACCCTGATCGAGCGCCAGCCATTGATCGCAGCGCTGCTTGAAGACGGCCTGGCGCGGGCCCGGGGCGATGAACAGGTCGGCGCCATCGTGGCCCGCATGCGTCTGTTGACCGGCAATGCCATCGAGCAGATGCGCGCCTGGGAAGGGGAGGCGCCGCAGGTGATCTACCTTGACCCGATGTTCCCGCACCGTGACAAGAGCGCCTTGGTGAAAAAGGAGATGCGAGTCTTCCGACCGCTGGTGGGTGATGACCTGGATGCCCCGGCCCTGCTCGAGGCAGCCTTGGCGCTGGCCAGCCACCGAGTAGTGGTCAAGCGCCCGCGCAAAGCACCGATCATCGAAGGGCCCAAGCCGAGCCATAGCCTGGAAGGCAAGTCGAGTCGGTATGACATCTATCCGAAAAAAGCGTTGAAGGCGTGA
- a CDS encoding energy transducer TonB, whose amino-acid sequence MTDTLPIGLTYLSPVGNYGRQNTQALGGVSHLWQDFFARAMADQQALEPDSVIQAMEQCDKQTGEPIGAAKALALIQTQRACPVQETVVAPPEPLFLPKAELEANLLEPAPEPFTVAEMIQQQRQLDISNNWLRPIVMSQGHPTAEPGPAPSPRPLHLPIAELEKDLLDPAPEPFDEATLAKQQNELEFDMHWARPVVLNNVRIHA is encoded by the coding sequence ATGACAGATACACTTCCCATCGGTTTGACCTACTTGTCGCCTGTCGGCAACTACGGTCGGCAGAATACCCAGGCACTGGGCGGCGTTAGCCACCTGTGGCAGGATTTCTTTGCCCGCGCCATGGCCGACCAGCAAGCGCTGGAGCCGGACAGCGTCATCCAGGCCATGGAGCAGTGCGACAAGCAGACTGGGGAACCGATCGGCGCAGCCAAGGCGTTGGCCCTGATCCAAACCCAACGTGCCTGCCCCGTACAGGAAACCGTCGTTGCACCGCCCGAGCCGCTGTTTCTGCCCAAGGCCGAGCTTGAGGCCAACTTGCTGGAACCGGCGCCAGAGCCATTCACTGTGGCCGAGATGATTCAGCAACAACGCCAACTCGACATCAGCAACAACTGGCTGCGCCCTATCGTCATGAGCCAAGGCCACCCGACGGCAGAACCAGGCCCGGCCCCCTCACCGCGCCCGCTACACCTGCCGATCGCTGAATTGGAAAAGGACCTGCTCGACCCCGCGCCAGAGCCGTTTGACGAGGCTACCCTGGCCAAGCAGCAGAATGAACTGGAGTTCGATATGCACTGGGCGCGCCCGGTGGTGTTGAACAACGTTCGCATACACGCCTGA
- a CDS encoding extensin-like domain-containing protein, with translation MRVFMLLCSLLVLTAGLVWQLGWRLPDAWNPWAPLDVRQPPNWLTHYKLSRLRGDPALCRQTLESSGLRYRAQADSPASANCPLENVWRIEQGQARLSSSFLASCPLAVAYALFERHGLQVVAQQVFGQPVVQVDHLGSFACRNIYNRKQGRLSEHATANALDISGFRLQGGQRIVLAQDWQAGGQKGDFLRRVHRAACDSFSTVLGPDYNAAHHNHFHLDMGRWQVCR, from the coding sequence ATGCGCGTATTCATGCTGCTGTGTAGCCTGCTGGTGCTAACGGCGGGCCTTGTCTGGCAGCTTGGCTGGCGCCTTCCCGATGCCTGGAACCCGTGGGCACCACTGGATGTGCGCCAACCACCCAACTGGTTGACCCACTACAAGCTGTCGCGCTTGCGCGGCGACCCAGCCCTGTGCCGCCAGACCCTGGAGAGCTCCGGCCTTCGCTACCGAGCACAGGCCGACAGCCCGGCATCGGCCAACTGCCCGCTTGAGAACGTGTGGCGCATCGAGCAAGGGCAAGCCCGGCTGAGCAGTAGTTTTCTCGCCAGTTGCCCGCTGGCTGTGGCCTATGCCTTGTTCGAGCGCCATGGCCTGCAGGTGGTGGCGCAGCAGGTTTTCGGCCAGCCTGTGGTTCAGGTGGATCATTTGGGCAGCTTTGCCTGCCGCAATATCTATAACCGCAAGCAAGGGCGCCTGAGCGAGCACGCTACGGCCAACGCCCTGGATATCAGCGGCTTTCGTCTACAAGGCGGCCAGCGCATCGTGTTGGCTCAGGATTGGCAGGCGGGAGGGCAGAAAGGCGACTTTCTGAGGCGAGTGCATCGGGCGGCGTGCGACAGTTTCAGTACGGTCTTGGGGCCGGACTACAACGCTGCTCACCACAACCACTTTCATCTGGACATGGGGCGCTGGCAGGTCTGCCGCTGA